One stretch of Candidatus Methylomirabilota bacterium DNA includes these proteins:
- a CDS encoding DnaJ domain-containing protein: MTPDPEEIRRLLTLLATYPVLPPTDALPTTDEGFRALLAELARGERSAHLGLLEAVAAERTLPVEELVRRTRFLLACLVVPEAGTHYEVLGVPATATTPEIRARWASLIQLYHPDHVGGEHDWLDDQARRLIEAYQTLKDPERRRAYDAQLEPEVGEAPRPEAVPSVPQPRPAERSRWRWAPAGILVGGIAVVWAYLHVPPSPLPVAPAPPSPRLLDTWSAPGSLGVRPEAPRSAGPRPIPPASQTEPPGSLARRDPGSPAPAAPTPVVPALPHAASQASEGPGETSAGHMAYAGQVPPPPPPPSLPAPEPAARAPATAPLVVLPPRVSEPIARAPSRPPAPSEASPASSPGATAPPARSPGAAHSDAPVTAAAPSAVPSTAAAVRGGFHEGPLALVEAFRGAYERKDLPALMELLGAEPRERNVIGRTALEQLYARNLAALERISYEITELNVQRMPGTGDVVVQGQFRIRARQRAGTAGQAMDVSGPIRWTVRSEGGVLRIVGIDYQLVPQ, from the coding sequence ATGACGCCCGACCCCGAGGAGATCCGCCGGCTGCTCACGCTGCTCGCGACGTACCCGGTCTTGCCGCCGACCGACGCGCTGCCGACGACGGACGAGGGCTTTCGAGCCCTCCTGGCCGAGCTGGCTCGGGGCGAGCGCTCGGCGCACCTCGGCCTGCTCGAGGCCGTGGCCGCCGAGCGGACGCTGCCCGTGGAGGAACTGGTCCGGCGCACGCGGTTCCTGCTCGCCTGCCTGGTGGTGCCGGAGGCGGGGACTCACTACGAGGTGCTCGGCGTCCCGGCGACGGCCACGACGCCGGAAATCCGCGCGCGCTGGGCGTCGCTCATCCAGCTTTACCACCCTGACCACGTAGGCGGCGAGCACGACTGGCTGGACGACCAGGCGCGGCGGCTCATCGAGGCCTACCAGACACTGAAGGACCCGGAGCGGCGACGGGCGTACGACGCCCAGCTCGAGCCCGAGGTCGGGGAAGCGCCTCGACCGGAGGCCGTGCCGTCGGTCCCGCAGCCGCGACCGGCGGAGCGCTCCCGGTGGCGCTGGGCGCCGGCCGGCATCCTGGTCGGGGGTATCGCGGTGGTCTGGGCGTACCTGCACGTCCCGCCGAGCCCGCTCCCCGTCGCGCCGGCTCCCCCGTCGCCGCGGCTCCTCGATACGTGGAGCGCGCCCGGAAGCCTTGGTGTGCGTCCGGAGGCGCCTCGCAGTGCCGGGCCGCGTCCGATCCCGCCGGCCTCCCAGACCGAGCCTCCGGGCTCGCTCGCGAGGCGTGACCCCGGGAGTCCGGCTCCCGCCGCCCCCACGCCCGTGGTGCCCGCGCTTCCGCACGCGGCGAGCCAGGCGAGCGAGGGGCCGGGTGAGACTTCGGCGGGGCACATGGCGTACGCCGGGCAGGTCCCGCCACCGCCTCCCCCGCCAAGCCTGCCGGCCCCCGAGCCCGCGGCCCGCGCTCCCGCCACGGCCCCGCTCGTCGTCCTTCCGCCTCGGGTGAGCGAGCCCATCGCCCGTGCGCCCTCCCGGCCGCCGGCCCCTAGCGAGGCGTCGCCGGCATCGTCACCCGGGGCGACGGCGCCTCCCGCGCGCTCCCCAGGCGCCGCCCATTCCGATGCTCCCGTTACGGCCGCCGCGCCGTCGGCGGTGCCCTCGACCGCTGCGGCGGTTCGGGGTGGTTTCCATGAAGGCCCGCTGGCGCTCGTCGAGGCGTTTCGCGGCGCGTACGAGCGGAAGGATCTGCCGGCGCTGATGGAGCTCCTCGGAGCCGAGCCGCGCGAGCGCAACGTGATCGGCCGGACCGCCCTGGAGCAGCTCTACGCCCGGAACCTGGCGGCCCTCGAGCGGATCAGCTACGAGATCACCGAGCTGAACGTTCAGCGCATGCCGGGAACCGGCGACGTCGTCGTCCAGGGACAGTTCCGGATCCGGGCCCGACAACGAGCCGGCACCGCCGGTCAAGCCATGGATGTCAGTGGGCCGATCCGCTGGACGGTGCGATCCGAGGGTGGCGTGCTGCGGATCGTCGGCATCGACTATCAGCTGGTGCCGCAATGA